The following nucleotide sequence is from Fructobacillus americanaquae.
TCGGCTAAAGATTTGCGAGGCAATAAAATGGCCGATGTCATTTTTGGTGGAACAAAGAACCGCAAACCCTTAAACCGGGCGGAAGTTTCGATTACCTTTGACAATGCTGATCATTATATTGCTTCTGATTTTACCGAAATTCGAATTACTCGAAGGTTGTACCGGACAGGAGAATCCTCGTATCAATTAAACGGGACGGAATGCCGGCTCAAGGATATCCATGAACTCTTTATGGATACCGGTCTTGGTCGGGATGGCTTTTCAATTATTTCCCAAGGTCAGGTTGAAAAGATTTTTTCAGCGAAGCCGGAAGAACGACGGGGAATCATTGAAGAAGTCGCTGGTGTCTATAAGTACAAGCAAAATAAGGACAAGGCCGAAAAGGACTTGGCTGCCACGGAAGATAACTTGGACCGTGTTGATGATATTATTGCTGAAGTGGAGGGGCGATTAAACCCTTTGGCTGACCAGGCTCTCAAGGCCAAAGACTATTTGGTTAAGCGCGAAAGTTTTGAAAAATTAGACCAGGTGCGATTGACCCGATCGATTTTGTTGCTGCAGGGACAAGTGGCTGAACAAAGTCAGGAGGCCGGTAAAACCAAGGAAGCTGTTGCTTATCAGCAAAAACAGGTAAGCTTAATTCAGGATAATCTTGGTCAAAGTCGTGGCCAATTAGAGGCTATCCAGCACGACCGTGACAACTTACAGGCAGAGATTGTTGCCAAGGCTCAGGAAAAAGAACGGTTGATTGGGAATCAGAAGCTGGCCTCACAAGAGCAGGCCACACTGGTTCGTGATTTAGCCCATTTAGTTGATCAACAAAAAGACGAACAGGTTCAAGTCGAAAAAACGCAGGCTGAGTTAACTCAGGTACAAAAGCAACTGGCGGCCTTAGTCGACCAAGAACAATCATTAAAACAGACTATCAAGCAAATTGACCAGGAGCATGGTGCCACCAAGATTGATGCAGTGCAAAATGAACTGGCTGAAAACCGCAATGCTTATGTGACCACGATGCAAGCGATTGCTTCCTTACATAATAAGCTGACTTATCAAGAAAAAGCCTTGGCCCAAACGGAAGCACAGTTAGCTTTGAAAAAGACGGCGATGACAAAGGCCCAGGATGATTTAAAAGCGGCAGAAAGTGCCTTGGCAGCTTATCAAAAAGAACATCCAGACCAAACGACTGGTGAAAATCCTTTTGAGGACCAAGTGGCACAGGCAAAGAATGCTTTAGCAGATGCCAAGGTAGCGGCTCAGGATCAACAAAAAAGTTGGCAAGAGGCGGCCTATGCCCTCGATCAGCAGCGGTCGCGTTATCAGGCAGAAGCTTCATTAGATGATTATGCTGGTTTTTATCAGGGTGTTAAGAACCTGATGGTGCCTGCTGTGCGGCAAAACTTTCCAGGCATCAAGGGCGTCGTTGCGGAATTGTTAACGGTTCCAAAATCCTACACGAAGGCGATTGAAACCGTCTTGGGTGGGGCGTTACAGCAAATTGTAGTGGACACGACTCAAACGGCTAAGTCGATTGTTGCCTACCTGACTAAAAACAAAAAGGGTCGGGTAACCCTTTTGCCGATTGATACCATTCGCCCTCGTCAGGCCCGTGACATAGCCGCTGCTAGCCGTGAAAATGGCTATATTGGCTTAGCTGCTGACTTAGTTTCCGTGCCGGCTGGGATGGAAAATATCCTCTCTTCATTGCTGGGGACAACCTTGGTTGTTGAAGATTTGGCGGCGGCTACACAGGTTGCTCGGGCTTGTCAAAATCGTTTGCGAGTTGTTTCATTGGACGGTCAGTTGGTCAATGCCGGTGGTTCTATTACCGGTGGTGCTAACTTTCGTCAAGGGCCATCTGTTCTGTCCCGGCAGGCTGATTTAAAGGAAAAAGAAGCGGCGTTAGCCAAGCAACAGGTGCTGGTTGCCGACCTGGCTGAAAAGCGTAATCAAAGCCAAAATCAGGTCAACACCTGGCAAGAAAAATTGGCGGACTTGATGCAACAAAGTCGAGACTTTGTTGCCCAGGGGCAGCAAGTTGATTATGAATTGGCCAGCTTAAAGGATACCGTTGATCGCCACCAAACCAGCGTGCAAACACTATCTTTGGATCTAGCAGATTTGCAGGTTGCTAAAGAGGACGCTGAACAGGAACAGGCAGCGGCCCAAACGGCATTGACTGAAAATGAGGATAAGAAGGGGACAATCGAAGGGAACACCGCTGATTTGACCGCCGAGTTGGACCAGTTAACTAAGGACCAACAAGCTTATCAGGGCCAAAAAGCCGAATTCCAGGCAGAACTCGCGAAAGTTTCCGCTCAGCGTTCGGCTCAGGAGGAAAATCAGCACCGCTTGACCGAAACTTTGACAAAGGGGCAAGACCACTTATTGTCACTGCAAGAGCAGGCTGGGCAGATGCAGGAAAACCTCGACCAGGCAAAGAGCACTGAAGAACTGAGTCAGGCGGTCACTGATTTGTCGACTGCCTTAACAACGGCCCAGGAAAAGGCTGATTTGTTAGCTGATCAATGGGCCAAATTATCAACGACGGTCAAGGAAGAGGAAGAAAAACTTGCCTTGGCCCAAGAAGAGTTGAATAACGAGGTTGTTGACCAGTCAGCTGCTAATCATCGTTTGCAAAGTAGCCAAGAACGCTTGGCTAAGCAAATTGCAACGTTGCGCCAGACCTATGGTCTGACCGTAGAATCAGAGAATGACGTGGTTGCTTCTGATTTGTCTGACCAAGAAGTTGACCAAACATTGGCTGAGACCAAGAAGGCCATCGATGCACTGGGGCCAGTGAACATCGCGGCCATCCAGGAGTATGATGAAATTAAAGATCGCCACGACTTCTTGACCAGCCAAGCAGAAGATCTGAAGGCAGCCAAGGAGACCCTGCAGGATACAATCGATGAGATGGACCAAGAGGTTCAGATTCGTTTTCAGGAAACCTTTGATGCCATTGCAGCTAATTTCTCAGATGTCTTTACGAAGATGTTTGCGGGTGGCCAGGCCCAAATTGAGTTGACCGACCCAGAACACTTGCTAACGACTGGAATTGACATTAAGGCGCAACCGCCTGGCAAAAAATTCCAGCAAATGTCGTTGTTATCTGGTGGTGAAAAGGCCTTGACTGCCATTTCGTTGTTGTTTGCGATTTTGCAGGTTCGCCCTGTACCATTTGCCGTCTTGGATGAGGCTGAGGCAGCCTTGGATGAGGCGAACGTCGACCGTTTTGCGGCTTATTTGAAAAATTTTGCTGGCGATACCCAATTCATCACGATCACGCATCGCAAGGGAACGATGGTTGCTGCTAAAATCTTGTATGGTGTTACAATGCAAGAAGCAGGGGTTTCAAAGATGGTCGCGGTTAACCTGGAAGAGGCACACCAACAACTCGCTTAATCACATAGGAGAGTAGTCTATGGGACTTTTTGATATTTTTAAGAAAAAGAAGGAAGCTCAGGAAAATCAGTCGGCCGAAGTTGGTCAGCAGACAGCACCTGAGTCAACAGTAAGAGACTCAGAAAAGCAGTTAACTGATGCAAATCAAGATCAGCCGGCCGAGAAAAGAGCAAAGGCAGTAACAGAGGATCAACAGGACCAGCCCGCTACAAAAACAGCTACTGAAACAACCGGACCGGCAGGGGCTGACAAAGACAAAGCTGACCAAGAGTCTGCTCAAGTGCTTACAGAGGATAGTGACAACGAACGTGAATTTGATCAACCTGTCACTGCTGAGCATAAGCAGAGTCAGGACCAAGGGCAAAAGCAAGATCAAAACGCGGACCAAGGCCAAGACGAGCAATCCAACCAGGCGGTCTATGACCGCGGCTTGAAGCAATCTCGTCAGGGCTTTGCTGACCGATTTAACCGCTTTTTAGCCAACTTCCGTTCGGTTGATGAAAACTTCTTTGAGGAGTTGGAAGATACCTTAATTGGGGCTGATTTAGGCTTTGATTTGGCAATTCAAATTTCCAACCAAGTTCGTGAAGCTGTTAAGGTGCAAAATATTAAGGATAAGGGCCAAATTCGTTCTTTGATTATTGAACAGATGGTGGCACAATATGATGCTCAAGGTCAAAATGAAGACCAATCCATGCATTTTGCACCAGCAGGTCAACCAACCGTGATTCTCTTTGTTGGAGTAAATGGTGTCGGCAAAACGACGACCGTGGGGAAATTAGCTTCAGCCTATCAAAAAGAAGGTAAAAAGGTCCTTTTGGCAGCAGCGGATACCTTCCGTGCGGGTGCGGTGAAGCAACTGCAGGAATGGGGTAACCGGGCTGATGTACCGGTTGTGGCTGGGCCTGAAAAGGCCGATCCGGCTTCTGTTGTCTATACGGCGGTTGAACGAGCCAAAGAGGAGCACTATGATGTCTTGTTCGTTGATACGGCCGGTCGCTTACAAAATAACGTCAACTTGATGCAAGAGCTAGCCAAGATCAATCGAGTTGTTAAGAAGGTCTTGCCAGATGCCCCACAAGAGGTTCTGCTGGTTTTGGATGCAACGACGGGGCAAAATGCTTTGCAACAGGCCAAGTTGTTCCAGGACTCTTCTGATGTGACTGGGATTGTCTTAACTAAGATGGATGGGACAGCTAAAGGTGGTATTGTTTTTGCCATTCGTGACAGCCTGCATTTGCCAGTCAAATGGATTGGCTTTGGTGAAAAGGCAACTGATTTACGCGTCTTTTCGGCTGAGGACTTTGTTTATGGTATGTTCAAGGACTTGGTCTAGGCGATGGATTTAGACAAAAAAAATCAGGTGAATGCTTTATTACCGTTTTATGGACCGTTGTTGACGGTTAAGCAACAAAATTACTTGCGGGCATATTTTGAGGATGATTATTCCATCATTGAAATTGCCGAGGCCGAAGTTGTTAGCCGGCAAGCCGTTTCGGATAACTTGAAGCGTGGCGTTGATTCTTTGGAACACTACGAGGCCGTTTTAGGGCTCTACAAGGATTCAGTCCACCGGCAGGCGCAAGAACAGGATTTGCTGGATTACGTTGCCGAGCACTATCAAAACGATCAACATTTAAAGCAAATTTTAGACCAACTGGTTAACCAAGAAATTAATTAAGGGGGAAGCCGGAGTCCCGAAGTGGCCCGGCCAAGCAATCATGGCTTTTGAAAACTTGACACAGCGCCTCTCCAAGACGTTGAAAAATCTAACCGGTCAGGGCAAGATTAAAGAAGAAGACCTACAGGCCTCTCTTCGTGAAATCCGTTTAGCCTTACTGGAAGCCGATGTTTCTTACTCGACAGTGAAGAAGTTCATCGACCAAATTCGCCAAAGGGCGAAGGGCCAAGAAATCCTGGAAGGGCTGAATGGCGCCCA
It contains:
- the smc gene encoding chromosome segregation protein SMC, which codes for MKLKTLEIIGFKSFANKTVIDFQQGMTGIVGPNGSGKSNIIEAIRWVMGEQSAKDLRGNKMADVIFGGTKNRKPLNRAEVSITFDNADHYIASDFTEIRITRRLYRTGESSYQLNGTECRLKDIHELFMDTGLGRDGFSIISQGQVEKIFSAKPEERRGIIEEVAGVYKYKQNKDKAEKDLAATEDNLDRVDDIIAEVEGRLNPLADQALKAKDYLVKRESFEKLDQVRLTRSILLLQGQVAEQSQEAGKTKEAVAYQQKQVSLIQDNLGQSRGQLEAIQHDRDNLQAEIVAKAQEKERLIGNQKLASQEQATLVRDLAHLVDQQKDEQVQVEKTQAELTQVQKQLAALVDQEQSLKQTIKQIDQEHGATKIDAVQNELAENRNAYVTTMQAIASLHNKLTYQEKALAQTEAQLALKKTAMTKAQDDLKAAESALAAYQKEHPDQTTGENPFEDQVAQAKNALADAKVAAQDQQKSWQEAAYALDQQRSRYQAEASLDDYAGFYQGVKNLMVPAVRQNFPGIKGVVAELLTVPKSYTKAIETVLGGALQQIVVDTTQTAKSIVAYLTKNKKGRVTLLPIDTIRPRQARDIAAASRENGYIGLAADLVSVPAGMENILSSLLGTTLVVEDLAAATQVARACQNRLRVVSLDGQLVNAGGSITGGANFRQGPSVLSRQADLKEKEAALAKQQVLVADLAEKRNQSQNQVNTWQEKLADLMQQSRDFVAQGQQVDYELASLKDTVDRHQTSVQTLSLDLADLQVAKEDAEQEQAAAQTALTENEDKKGTIEGNTADLTAELDQLTKDQQAYQGQKAEFQAELAKVSAQRSAQEENQHRLTETLTKGQDHLLSLQEQAGQMQENLDQAKSTEELSQAVTDLSTALTTAQEKADLLADQWAKLSTTVKEEEEKLALAQEELNNEVVDQSAANHRLQSSQERLAKQIATLRQTYGLTVESENDVVASDLSDQEVDQTLAETKKAIDALGPVNIAAIQEYDEIKDRHDFLTSQAEDLKAAKETLQDTIDEMDQEVQIRFQETFDAIAANFSDVFTKMFAGGQAQIELTDPEHLLTTGIDIKAQPPGKKFQQMSLLSGGEKALTAISLLFAILQVRPVPFAVLDEAEAALDEANVDRFAAYLKNFAGDTQFITITHRKGTMVAAKILYGVTMQEAGVSKMVAVNLEEAHQQLA
- the ftsY gene encoding signal recognition particle-docking protein FtsY, coding for MGLFDIFKKKKEAQENQSAEVGQQTAPESTVRDSEKQLTDANQDQPAEKRAKAVTEDQQDQPATKTATETTGPAGADKDKADQESAQVLTEDSDNEREFDQPVTAEHKQSQDQGQKQDQNADQGQDEQSNQAVYDRGLKQSRQGFADRFNRFLANFRSVDENFFEELEDTLIGADLGFDLAIQISNQVREAVKVQNIKDKGQIRSLIIEQMVAQYDAQGQNEDQSMHFAPAGQPTVILFVGVNGVGKTTTVGKLASAYQKEGKKVLLAAADTFRAGAVKQLQEWGNRADVPVVAGPEKADPASVVYTAVERAKEEHYDVLFVDTAGRLQNNVNLMQELAKINRVVKKVLPDAPQEVLLVLDATTGQNALQQAKLFQDSSDVTGIVLTKMDGTAKGGIVFAIRDSLHLPVKWIGFGEKATDLRVFSAEDFVYGMFKDLV
- the ylxM gene encoding YlxM family DNA-binding protein; translation: MDLDKKNQVNALLPFYGPLLTVKQQNYLRAYFEDDYSIIEIAEAEVVSRQAVSDNLKRGVDSLEHYEAVLGLYKDSVHRQAQEQDLLDYVAEHYQNDQHLKQILDQLVNQEIN